A region of Mugil cephalus isolate CIBA_MC_2020 chromosome 3, CIBA_Mcephalus_1.1, whole genome shotgun sequence DNA encodes the following proteins:
- the hipk3b gene encoding homeodomain-interacting protein kinase 3, producing MVWIYKSITCSEKPWIILIVTLCEGMASQVLVYPPHIYQTQTSAFSSVKKLKVEPSSCVYHERAHPRTYLNSRTLGIVHPTKQAHSFVNPDLAVGLKVRGGQEYPVQTVVVRGVQRQQPGRRGGGGGPGPYVAQQRQEAGVVHSQGKEQQQQQQRQTDIASGSSSGATGAGGGGRGEGCSGGGEGSGEEEGDREEDCGGLNSADSSQRCGLKRKSEELDNRGSTMQIVEELSMLPAMLQTTNVGNAAVAAPAAVGAGGGPSKQGVGHGGVGAAAGAGGGDGDYQVVQHEVLCSMKNTYEVLDFLGRGTFGQVVKCWKRGTGEVVAVKILKNHPSYARQGQIEVGILARLSGENADEHNLVRAFECFQHRSHTCLVFEMLEQNLYDFLKQNKFSPLPLKVIRPVLQQVATALKKLKSMGLIHADLKPENIMLVDPVRQPYRVKVIDFGSASHVSKAVCSTYLQSRYYRAPEIILGLPFCEAIDMWSLGCVIAELFLGWPLYPGALEYDQIRYISQTQGLPGEHLLNAGTKTARFFCKESNSPYAAWRLKSTDEHETETGMKSKEARKYIFSCLDDIAHVNLMMNLEGCDLLAEKADRREFVSLLKKMLLIDTEERVAPAEALIHPFVTMQHLLDFPHSNHVKSCFHIMDVCWTRPNAYEAANRNKGPFVRPVNTTAAASANHPFSKMTAVHAQGLAPSAPSVMHPGIPLQTGSGQFGCSESFQQALILCPPTIQGIPTNTAKPAGYSVRMEASVPPFTQAPSIQPIQIRPGVITQAWSSRAQQILVPTWQQVTSVPPPPTTLASDTVAGSQRLGDWGKVRPHGNHYSSMIAHPQPFLTNQMTMSTHQPINIGIAHVVWPQPAANKRAKPCVNRGSNISQNTNIQNLTCQSPKMADTAKNVDEVAEEEARCPDEGHAVREEQRTERVEEDDEENCCKVEPDCEELSVSQEQRHAMVISDLASPTVSVISISSDEEESAQRHSMGECKGNAECEACQSTVSMERVCSLSSPDSTLSTSSSASAQSSASPCKHPNSMSDDEQESGCDTVDSSPASHTSGHTNSPFAERRYIADGNQNCEPRVACVAPETEPSKPTVRTVVVPPMRVQNNNNSAASEIPGNTVLESSCQSKGRGIPGRQHHHSTPLLNRPQKITPAFQPQQQQPIGFGQVQHFSSCHQEWNGNFAHRRPQAYIPPTMHGHTFTLSHSSPNHTTGPHPHLGGHPHSQPTLLSYPPSGPLVTAAPVAHLLASPGASRPVLQPTYSISHPAGIVHQVAVGINPRLLPSPTLHPQGQFKPLFPPHSYIASPAYGSFPLSPTKINQYPYI from the exons gtaTGGCCTCACAAGTCTTGGTCTACCCACCACACATTTATCAAACCCAGACAAGTGCCTTTAGCAGTGTGAAGAAACTAAAAGTTGAGCCCAGCAGCTGTGTGTACCATGAGAGGGCACACCCGCGGACTTATCTGAACAGCAGAACCCTTGGCATCGTGCACCCAACTAAACAAGCCCACTCGTTTGTGAACCCAGACTTGGCAGTGGGCCTGAAAGTGCGTGGAGGACAAGAGTACCCGGTGCAGACGGTGGTGGTACGTGGCGTACAGAGACAACAGCCcggtagaagaggaggaggaggtggaccaGGCCCGTACGTGGCCCAACAGCGGCAGGAGGCAGGCGTTGTCCACTCACAGGgcaaggagcagcagcagcagcagcagcggcagacaGACATAGCAAGTgggagcagcagtggagcaacaggagcaggaggagggggaaggggagAGGGCTGCAGTGGGGGAGGTGAGGGaagcggagaggaggagggtgacaGAGAAGAGGACTGTGGAGGTTTGAACTCAGCTGACAGCTCTCAGCGATGTGGGCTGAAACGTAAAAGTGAGGAGCTGGATAACCGCGGGAGCACCATGCAGATTGTGGAGGAACTGTCAATGTTGCCTGCCATGTTGCAAACGACGAATGTGGGGAACGCAGCCGTGGCCGCTCCTGCGGCTGTGGGGGCTGGAGGGGGCCCCTCCAAACAGGGCGTGGGGCACGGGGGTGTCGGTGCAGCAGCAGGggcgggaggaggagatggggacTATCAGGTAGTACAACATGAAGTCCTCTGTTCCATGAAGAATACTTATGAAGTGCTGGATTTCTTGGGACGTGGCACATTCGGCCAGGTGGTAAAGTGCTGGAAGAGGGGCACGGGTGAGGTAGTGGCTGTGAAGATCCTAAAGAACCACCCTTCATATGCACGGCAGGGTCAAATTGAAGTTGGCATCCTTGCTCGTCTGAGCGGGGAGAATGCGGATGAGCACAACCTGGTGCGAGCCTTCGAATGCTTCCAGCACCGCAGCCACACCTGCCTGGTATTTGAGATGCTCGAGCAGAACCTGTACGATTTcctgaagcagaataagttcAGCCCTCTGCCGCTGAAAGTGATCAGGCCTGTGCTACAGCAGGTGGCTACAGCTCTGAAAAAGCTGAAGAGCATGGGTCTAATTCACGCAGACCTCAAGCCGGAGAACATAATGCTGGTGGACCCAGTGAGGCAACCCTACAGGGTGAAGGTGATAGACTTTGGCTCCGCCAGTCACGTGTCCAAAGCAGTGTGTTCCACGTACCTCCAGTCTCGGTACTATAG GGCTCCAGAGATTATTTTGGGATTGCCGTTTTGTGAAGCCATAGACATGTGGTCCCTGGGTTGCGTGATAGCTGAACTTTTTCTAGGCTGGCCTCTTTACCCCGGGGCACTGGAGTACGACCAG ATTCGCTACATTTCTCAGACACAAGGTTTGCCTGGAGAACATTTACTGAATGCGGGGACAAAGACAGCGCGGTTCTTTTGCAAAGAGTCCAACTCACCTTATGCAGCATGGAGACTAAAG TCAACGGATGAGCATGAGACAGAGACGGGAATGAAATCAAAGGAAGCAAGGAAGTACATCTTCAGCTGTTTGGATGACATTGCGCAC GTGAACTTGATGATGAACCTGGAAGGTTGTGACTTATTAGCGGAGAAAGCAGACCGCCGCGAGTTTGTGAGCCTgctgaagaaaatgttgttgaTTGATACAGAAGAGAGGGTTGCCCCGGCCGAAGCTCTCATCCACCCCTTTGTAACGATGCAACACCTGCTTGACTTTCCCCATAGCAACCA TGTCAAGTCATGTTTCCACATCATGGATGTTTGCTGGACTCGTCCAAATGCGTATGAGGCCGCCAACCGAAACAAAGGTCCTTTCGTCAGACCTGTAAATACAACCGCTGCTGCCTCAGCTAACCACCCTTTTAGCAAGATGACTGCTGTCCATGCTCAA ggGTTAGCTCCATCAGCACCCTCAGTGATGCATCCTGGGATACCACTGCAAACGGGAAGTGGTCAGTTTGGATGCAGCGAGTCATTTCAGCAAGCCCTCATTCTTTGTCCCCCAACCATCCAAG GTATCCCCACCAACACAGCTAAACCAGCAGGCTACTCTGTTCGAATGGAGGCGTCTGTGCCTCCATTCACCCAAGCACCCTCAATCCAGCCCATACAAATCAGACCTGGAGTCATCACACAG GCCTGGTCAAGCCGTGCACAGCAGATCTTGGTGCCCACTTGGCAGCAGGTGACATCGGTGCCCCCGCCACCAACCACTTTGGCGTCTGACACTGTGGCAGGCTCACAGAGACTGGGTGACTGGGG GAAAGTGCGTCCCCATGGTAACCATTACAGCTCCATGATTGCACACCCTCAGCCGTTCTTAACCAACCAAATGACCATGTCCACCCACCAGCCAATAAACATCGGCATTGCACATGTGGTGTGGCCACAGCCCGCTGCCAATAAGAGAGCCAAGCCCTGTGTGAACAG GGGCAGCAACATCTCCCAAAACACAAATATCCAAAATTTAACATGCCAGTCCCCAAAGATGGCCGATACAGCAAAGAATGTGGATGAGGTGGCGGAGGAGGAAGCCAGATGTCCGGATGAAGGGCACGCTgtcagagaggagcagagaacagagcgggtggaggaggatgacgaGGAGAACTGCTGTAAAGTGGAGCCAGACTGTGAGGAGCTTTCAGTTTCACAGGAGCAGCGGCATGCCATGGTGATCTCTGACCTGGCCAGCCCGACTGTTAGCGTCATCAGTATAAgcagtgatgaggaggagagtgCACAAAGACACTCAATGGGAGA GTGTAAAGGCAACGCAGAATGTGAGGCGTGTCAGAGCACCGTCAGTATGGAGAGAGTCTGTTCTCTCAGCAGTCCAGATAGCACGCTCAGTACCAGCTCTTCAGCCTCAGCCCAGTCCAGCGCCTCCCCCTGCAAACATCCCAACAG CATGTCTGATGACGAACAAGAGAGCGGTTGTGACACAGTGGACAGCTCTCCTGCCTCGCACACCTCCGGTCACACCAACAGTCCCTTCGCAGAGCGGCGCTACATTGCAGACGGCAACCAGAACTGTGAGCCTCGTGTTGCGTGCGTTGCCCCAGAGACAGAGCCCAGCAAGCCAACAGTTCGTACTGTTGTGGTGCCTCCTATGCGGgtgcagaacaacaacaactctgctGCCAGTGAAATACCTGGCAACACAG TCTTAGAATCTTCATGCCAGTCCAAAGGGCGAGGCATTCCTGGGCGACAACATCACCACTCCACTCCCCTCCTCAACAGGCCACAGAAAATCACCCCTGCATTCCAGCCCCAGCAACAGCAGCCTATTGGCTTTGGGCAG GTGCAACATTTCAGTTCCTGCCACCAGGAGTGGAATGGAAACTTCGCCCACCGGAGACCACAGGCCTATATCCCTCCCACCATGCATGGGCACACATTCACCCTCTCCCACAGCAGCCCAAACCACACTACgggcccccacccccaccttgGAGGGCACCCGCACTCCCAGCCCACCTTACTTTCTTACCCTCCATCTGGCCCCCTGGTCACTGCTGCACCTGTGGCCCACCTCCTGGCCTCCCCTGGGGCCTCCCGCCCGGTCCTCCAGCCCACCTACAGCATCTCCCACCCAGCTGGCATAGTGCATCAAGTGGCAGTGGGCATCAACCCCCGCCTGCTGCCCTCCCCCACCTTGCACCCGCAGGGCCAATTCAAGCCCCTCTTCCCCCCGCACTCCTACATTGCCTCGCCCGCCTACGGCAGTTTCCCTCTCAGCCCTACCAAAATAAACCAGTACCCTTACATCTGA